From the genome of Streptomyces sp. NBC_01317, one region includes:
- a CDS encoding tetratricopeptide repeat protein, translating into MAELIRRRQRFVGRRAELGAFRDNLGLAPDDEAHRFLFHVHGIAGVGKTSLVREWEKTARECDALTAYVDEAANSVPEALAALSAEFARQGHPFKRLDRLLETYRQRRHEAESASLADPAETAETGETGNEERRPPPSAAGTALATAGTIGLGMVPVVGAFAGVLDTAHLAEGADRLRAALSARFRNPDDVRLVLTPDQVLTPVLVGELTEVLRQVPWITLFFDTYERTAPFLGGWLHDLMTTERYGKLPLQVVVTLAGRQPFDTTLWDGFADFMTDVRLDPFTEDETRRLLAARSVTEETVVAEVLRLSGGLPVLVSTLAQNRPADPDDVGDPSATAVDRFLKWERDPLRRRVALECALPRGLDEDVFLAVVEEAEAGEDAGEDAAGLYDWLRALPFVTEKTSAKTSAKASAKTTAHAAGLRYHDVVRAPMLRLRRTRSPRGWSARHTALARRFAAWREEEETGPRADDRWESGRWRALRLEETYHSLCANPGTALAAALRDVAEACRESVGAARRCALALAEAGEDTDDAVVREWGRRLGAALDEDDAGVGTGVRTTLGLLLDGSALDTAGRAVAHRIRGRVLSAEGRYEPALADLDRSLALVPGRYEAYLDRAVTHRGRGDTPAALADFRRAGQLAPDTPEILRAWGETLRAAGRYEEAVALLDRAIEAAPGDAYATAVRGSALHRLGRHTEALADLDRAVALDGRYLWALVRRGRLFCALGEHDRAVADLDRAAEIAPDSDWIASERGDIHRLAGRYEEADRELTRALTLNPTHPSALAGRGATRHRLHRVAEALTDLDGAIALRPDYAWAIEYREQIRAESAAALSRARHHRQDSV; encoded by the coding sequence ATGGCCGAGTTGATCCGGCGGCGGCAGCGGTTTGTCGGGCGGCGGGCCGAACTGGGCGCCTTCCGTGACAACTTGGGCCTCGCCCCCGACGACGAGGCCCACCGCTTCCTCTTCCACGTCCACGGCATCGCCGGCGTCGGCAAGACCTCGCTCGTCCGGGAGTGGGAGAAGACCGCGCGCGAGTGCGACGCGCTGACCGCGTACGTGGACGAGGCCGCCAACAGCGTGCCCGAGGCCCTGGCCGCCCTCAGTGCCGAATTCGCCCGCCAGGGGCACCCGTTCAAGCGGCTCGACCGGCTCCTGGAGACGTACCGGCAACGCCGCCACGAGGCGGAGTCCGCCTCGCTCGCCGATCCGGCGGAGACGGCGGAGACGGGGGAGACGGGCAATGAGGAGCGCCGCCCGCCGCCCTCCGCCGCCGGCACCGCCCTCGCCACCGCCGGGACCATCGGCCTCGGCATGGTCCCCGTCGTCGGGGCCTTCGCCGGAGTGCTGGACACCGCCCACCTCGCCGAGGGGGCCGACCGGCTGCGGGCCGCGCTCAGCGCGCGGTTCCGCAACCCCGACGACGTACGGCTCGTCCTGACCCCGGACCAGGTCCTGACGCCCGTCCTGGTCGGGGAGTTGACGGAGGTCCTCCGCCAAGTCCCCTGGATCACGCTCTTCTTCGACACGTACGAACGCACCGCACCCTTCCTGGGCGGCTGGTTGCACGACCTGATGACGACCGAGCGGTACGGGAAGCTCCCCCTCCAGGTCGTCGTGACCCTCGCCGGCCGGCAACCGTTCGACACCACTCTGTGGGACGGCTTCGCCGACTTCATGACGGACGTACGCCTCGACCCCTTCACCGAGGACGAGACACGCAGGCTCCTCGCGGCGAGGTCCGTCACGGAGGAGACGGTGGTGGCGGAGGTGCTGCGGCTCTCCGGCGGACTGCCCGTCCTCGTCTCGACCCTCGCCCAGAACCGCCCCGCCGACCCGGACGACGTCGGCGACCCGAGCGCGACCGCCGTCGACCGTTTCCTCAAGTGGGAGCGGGATCCGCTGCGGAGGCGCGTCGCCCTGGAGTGCGCGCTGCCGCGCGGACTGGACGAGGACGTGTTCCTGGCGGTGGTGGAGGAGGCGGAGGCGGGGGAGGACGCGGGGGAGGACGCGGCGGGACTGTACGACTGGCTCCGCGCCCTGCCCTTCGTCACGGAGAAGACCAGCGCGAAGACCAGCGCGAAGGCCAGCGCGAAGACCACCGCGCATGCCGCCGGACTCCGCTACCACGACGTCGTCCGCGCCCCCATGCTCCGCCTGCGCAGAACCCGCTCGCCGCGCGGCTGGAGCGCCCGCCACACCGCGCTCGCCCGCCGCTTCGCCGCCTGGCGGGAAGAGGAGGAGACGGGCCCGCGCGCGGACGACCGCTGGGAGAGCGGCCGTTGGCGCGCGCTGCGCCTGGAAGAGACGTACCACTCCCTCTGCGCGAACCCGGGGACGGCCCTCGCCGCCGCCCTGCGCGACGTGGCGGAGGCCTGCCGCGAGAGCGTGGGCGCGGCACGGCGCTGCGCGCTGGCGCTGGCGGAGGCGGGGGAGGACACGGACGACGCGGTGGTACGGGAGTGGGGCCGGCGGCTCGGCGCCGCGCTCGACGAAGACGACGCAGGCGTAGGGACGGGCGTACGGACCACCCTCGGCCTCCTCCTGGACGGCAGCGCCCTGGACACGGCGGGCCGCGCGGTCGCGCACCGGATACGCGGCCGGGTCCTGAGCGCCGAGGGCCGGTACGAGCCGGCGCTCGCCGACCTCGACCGGTCGCTCGCCCTCGTCCCCGGCCGGTACGAGGCGTACCTCGACCGGGCCGTCACCCACCGCGGGCGCGGCGACACCCCGGCGGCCCTCGCCGACTTCCGCCGCGCCGGCCAACTGGCCCCGGACACCCCCGAGATCCTCCGGGCCTGGGGTGAGACGCTGCGCGCGGCGGGACGGTACGAGGAGGCGGTGGCCCTGCTGGACCGGGCGATCGAGGCCGCGCCGGGGGACGCGTACGCGACGGCGGTCCGCGGCAGCGCCCTGCACCGCCTGGGACGCCACACCGAGGCCCTCGCCGACCTCGACCGCGCGGTGGCCCTGGACGGCCGCTACCTGTGGGCGCTGGTGCGCAGGGGGCGGTTGTTCTGCGCCCTGGGTGAGCACGACCGGGCCGTCGCCGACCTGGACCGGGCGGCGGAGATCGCGCCGGACAGCGACTGGATCGCGTCGGAGCGGGGCGACATCCACCGCCTCGCGGGCCGCTACGAGGAAGCGGACCGCGAACTGACCCGCGCCCTGACGCTCAACCCCACCCACCCCTCGGCCCTCGCCGGCCGCGGAGCCACCCGCCACCGCCTGCACCGCGTCGCCGAGGCACTGACGGACCTGGACGGCGCGATCGCGCTGCGCCCCGACTACGCGTGGGCCATCGAATACCGGGAACAGATACGCGCGGAATCGGCCGCCGCACTCTCACGAGCCCGGCATCACCGACAAGACAGCGTCTAG
- a CDS encoding ADP-ribosylglycohydrolase family protein, with amino-acid sequence MSTPSGAAVWGRAEQQDFRSRVRGCLLGGAVGDALGAGVAGLTLDEIRGVHGSDAVVDYVRAYGRRGAITAATQLTLFTVDGLIRAQVRRDTGAWHPPTDVHRAHLRWAATQRDWGPDLRRKDNGWLAQEEWLYVRRDPTISCLTGFGDTVMGTLDKPKNPTARDAGALVRSAPFGLLVGWEPQLVCQLAVECAAQTHGHPTAYLSAGAFAVIVHGLARGEALEASVARALLLLGPRPGHEPVSQALQAALGAVRQGIPGPDRIAELGEGRAAEDALAVAVYCALVGEDIRHGLRLAVNHDGPSGATGTLCGALLGTLHGETALPPAWLAELEGRPTLLELADDFAMEMTQGPALHSPTVAVSGWLARYPRG; translated from the coding sequence GTGAGCACACCGTCCGGAGCCGCCGTCTGGGGGCGCGCGGAGCAGCAGGACTTTCGCAGCCGGGTACGGGGCTGTCTGCTCGGTGGTGCCGTCGGGGACGCGCTCGGGGCGGGCGTCGCGGGACTCACGCTCGACGAGATCCGGGGCGTGCACGGCTCGGACGCCGTGGTCGACTACGTACGCGCGTACGGCCGCCGCGGTGCGATCACCGCCGCCACCCAGCTGACCCTCTTCACCGTGGACGGACTGATCCGCGCCCAGGTCCGCAGGGACACCGGCGCCTGGCACCCGCCGACCGACGTGCACCGCGCGCACCTGCGCTGGGCGGCCACACAGCGCGACTGGGGGCCGGACCTCCGCCGCAAGGACAACGGCTGGCTCGCGCAGGAGGAGTGGCTGTACGTACGCCGCGACCCGACCATCTCGTGCCTGACCGGGTTCGGCGACACCGTCATGGGCACGCTCGACAAGCCCAAGAACCCCACCGCGAGGGACGCGGGGGCGCTCGTACGGTCCGCGCCGTTCGGCCTGCTCGTGGGGTGGGAGCCGCAGTTGGTGTGCCAGCTCGCCGTGGAGTGCGCCGCGCAGACGCACGGCCATCCCACCGCGTACCTCTCCGCCGGTGCCTTCGCCGTGATCGTGCACGGTCTGGCCCGGGGGGAGGCGCTGGAGGCGTCCGTGGCGCGAGCCCTGCTGCTGCTCGGCCCGCGCCCGGGGCACGAACCGGTGTCCCAGGCCCTCCAGGCGGCGCTCGGCGCCGTACGACAGGGCATTCCGGGTCCTGACCGTATCGCCGAACTCGGCGAAGGACGCGCCGCCGAGGACGCGTTGGCCGTCGCCGTGTACTGCGCGCTCGTCGGTGAGGACATCCGCCACGGGCTGCGCCTCGCCGTCAACCACGACGGCCCGTCCGGCGCCACCGGCACGCTGTGCGGGGCGCTGCTCGGGACCCTGCACGGGGAGACGGCGCTGCCGCCGGCCTGGCTGGCGGAGCTGGAGGGCCGGCCGACCCTCCTCGAACTCGCCGACGACTTCGCGATGGAGATGACGCAGGGGCCCGCCCTGCACAGCCCGACGGTCGCGGTGTCCGGCTGGCTGGCGCGCTACCCGAGGGGCTGA
- a CDS encoding sodium:solute symporter family protein — MNSLDWIVLIAYFGVMVAIGIWSHKRVDNVSDFFTAGGKMPWWLSGISHHMSGYSAVMFTGYAGIAYVYGVTSFVTWSLPIAIGIGIGSKLFAPRLNRLRSRLHVASPLEYLKNRYDVKTQQALAWSGLLLKIVDVGAKWAAIATLLSVFTGLSLNQGILITGVITGIYCTVGGLWADALTELGQFIIQLFAGIAMLIAVMGKLGGFSSLWTVWDKLPDGHADPVAGPYTVTFLLAFLFIKTFEYNGGMWNQAQRYMATANAREATRSARLSSILWLVWPLVLFFPMWCAPLLVKAQKPDASDSYALMVEQLLPHGLLGLVIVGFFSHTMAMCSSDANAISAVFTRDIAPALSKAARGWSERAGLAAARLSTISFLALSMAIATQVNSPTFKDIITVVIKWVAGLMGPIAIPFMLGMLKTFRRSGPTAALVSWAFGLLAFWLVNYPINWNVDGGVPLQYQVSVPLAVSLVLYIVIGFLKPEDTPERDVLLARINGQGDGDGSGLTAASLNLPGQAEPRDAKVVGGKASSDG, encoded by the coding sequence ATGAACAGCCTCGACTGGATCGTGCTCATCGCATACTTCGGTGTGATGGTCGCGATCGGCATCTGGTCGCACAAGCGCGTGGACAACGTCAGCGACTTCTTCACCGCCGGCGGCAAGATGCCGTGGTGGCTGTCCGGCATCTCGCACCACATGTCCGGCTACAGCGCGGTGATGTTCACCGGCTACGCGGGCATCGCGTACGTCTACGGCGTCACGTCCTTCGTGACCTGGTCCCTGCCCATCGCCATCGGCATCGGGATCGGCTCGAAGCTCTTCGCGCCACGCCTCAACCGGCTGCGCTCGCGGCTGCACGTCGCCTCGCCGCTGGAGTACCTCAAGAACCGGTACGACGTGAAGACGCAGCAGGCGCTCGCCTGGTCGGGTCTGCTGCTGAAGATCGTGGACGTGGGCGCCAAGTGGGCCGCCATCGCCACCCTGCTCTCCGTCTTCACCGGACTCTCCCTCAACCAGGGCATCCTCATCACCGGTGTCATCACGGGCATCTACTGCACGGTCGGCGGCCTGTGGGCGGACGCGCTCACCGAGCTGGGCCAGTTCATCATCCAGCTCTTCGCCGGGATCGCGATGCTCATCGCCGTCATGGGCAAGCTCGGCGGCTTCAGTTCGCTGTGGACGGTGTGGGACAAGCTCCCCGACGGGCACGCGGACCCGGTGGCGGGCCCGTACACCGTGACGTTCCTGCTGGCGTTCCTCTTCATCAAGACCTTCGAGTACAACGGCGGCATGTGGAACCAGGCGCAGCGCTACATGGCGACCGCCAACGCCCGTGAGGCCACCCGCTCGGCGCGGCTGTCCTCCATCCTGTGGCTGGTCTGGCCGCTGGTCCTGTTCTTCCCGATGTGGTGCGCCCCGCTGCTCGTGAAGGCGCAGAAGCCGGACGCCTCGGACTCGTACGCCCTCATGGTCGAGCAGCTGCTGCCGCACGGGCTGCTGGGCCTGGTCATCGTCGGGTTCTTCTCGCACACCATGGCGATGTGCTCCTCCGACGCGAACGCCATCTCGGCCGTCTTCACCCGCGACATCGCGCCCGCCCTCTCCAAGGCGGCGCGCGGCTGGTCGGAGCGGGCAGGGCTGGCGGCGGCGCGGCTGTCGACGATCTCGTTCCTGGCGCTGTCCATGGCGATCGCCACCCAGGTCAACTCGCCGACGTTCAAGGACATCATCACCGTGGTCATCAAGTGGGTGGCCGGCCTGATGGGTCCGATCGCGATCCCGTTCATGCTGGGTATGCTCAAGACCTTCCGCAGGTCGGGTCCGACGGCGGCGCTGGTCAGCTGGGCGTTCGGCCTGCTGGCCTTCTGGCTGGTGAACTACCCGATCAACTGGAACGTCGACGGCGGGGTGCCGCTCCAGTACCAGGTGTCGGTCCCGCTGGCCGTCTCGCTGGTGCTGTACATCGTGATCGGCTTCCTCAAGCCCGAGGACACCCCGGAGCGCGATGTGCTGCTGGCGCGGATCAACGGCCAGGGAGACGGGGACGGTTCGGGCCTGACGGCGGCGTCGCTGAACCTGCCGGGGCAGGCGGAGCCGCGGGACGCGAAGGTGGTGGGCGGGAAGGCGTCGTCGGACGGCTGA
- a CDS encoding DUF397 domain-containing protein, protein MAILQGATDTWTKSSYSGGNGACVEVKSPEVQSIAVRDSKAPEGPSISFVPASWNSFVQEMSRGAFDIG, encoded by the coding sequence ATGGCAATTCTTCAGGGCGCTACGGACACGTGGACGAAGTCCTCGTATTCCGGCGGTAACGGCGCTTGCGTCGAGGTCAAATCACCCGAGGTCCAGTCCATCGCCGTACGGGATTCAAAGGCACCCGAGGGTCCCTCGATCTCCTTCGTCCCCGCATCGTGGAATTCCTTCGTCCAGGAAATGAGCAGGGGCGCGTTCGACATCGGCTGA
- a CDS encoding helix-turn-helix domain-containing protein, with product MAPNVNPTVRRRRLGQELRRLRELKGMTAEEVAERLLVSQSKISRLENGRRSISQRDVRDLCGVYEVEDTRIVDSLMQMAKDSRQQGWWHAFGDIPYSVYIGLETDAASLRVYEPQVVPGLLQTRRYAEALINGALPESAAGDVEKRVGVRIRRQDRVTTTEEPLRLWAVVDEAALRRVVGDRQLMREQLEYLVEQSQLPHVTVQVLPFDMGAHPGISGHYAILEFPDASDSSVVYIEGVTSDLYLEKANDVQRYSVMYEHLRAQALNVDQTRQFIAEIAKEYAR from the coding sequence GTGGCGCCCAACGTCAACCCCACCGTCAGGCGACGCCGATTGGGACAGGAGCTTCGACGGCTCCGTGAGCTCAAGGGCATGACGGCCGAGGAGGTGGCGGAACGCCTGTTGGTCTCCCAGTCGAAGATCAGCCGTCTGGAGAACGGCCGCCGCTCCATCAGCCAGCGCGACGTCCGCGACCTGTGCGGCGTGTACGAGGTCGAGGACACCCGCATCGTCGACTCGCTGATGCAGATGGCCAAGGACTCCCGCCAGCAGGGCTGGTGGCACGCCTTCGGCGACATCCCGTACAGCGTGTACATCGGCCTGGAGACCGACGCGGCCTCGCTGCGCGTGTACGAGCCCCAGGTGGTCCCCGGGCTGCTCCAGACCCGCCGGTACGCCGAGGCGCTCATCAACGGCGCGCTGCCCGAGTCCGCGGCCGGCGACGTCGAGAAGCGGGTGGGGGTACGGATCCGCCGCCAGGACCGCGTCACCACCACTGAGGAACCGTTGCGCCTGTGGGCCGTCGTGGACGAGGCGGCACTGCGCCGGGTCGTCGGCGACCGCCAACTGATGCGAGAGCAGCTCGAATACCTCGTGGAGCAGTCCCAACTCCCGCATGTGACCGTGCAGGTGCTGCCGTTCGACATGGGCGCGCATCCCGGCATCTCGGGTCACTACGCGATTCTCGAATTCCCGGACGCGTCCGACTCCAGCGTGGTCTATATCGAGGGCGTGACGAGCGACCTCTATCTGGAGAAGGCGAATGACGTGCAGCGGTACAGCGTGATGTACGAGCATTTGCGCGCGCAGGCCCTGAACGTCGACCAGACACGGCAGTTCATCGCGGAAATCGCCAAGGAATACGCCCGCTGA
- a CDS encoding GOLPH3/VPS74 family protein encodes MGKSRRTIPEELLLLALDPATGTTAQPQSLDLGLAGAQLVELALAGRIAPDGDRIAVVMPRPTGDPTLDSALELLRRRGSPVRAVHWIGGPRLGLRQTYLSHLERCGMVHAVSTQMCGVLPTTRYQATETAISREIRARLDSAIRTGVPPDPRTAALAALAHAVGLGKHLYPGNEGRSSRSRLRDLIRHDPMGGLVAHAVMDVQNGAGAQSHRGQPERSAQGAPAGRPGGVPMQPHHVSGMARVAAH; translated from the coding sequence ATGGGCAAGAGCCGCAGAACAATTCCGGAGGAGCTTCTGCTTCTCGCTCTGGACCCGGCCACGGGTACCACAGCGCAGCCGCAGTCGCTCGACCTCGGCCTGGCCGGGGCACAGCTAGTAGAGCTGGCTCTGGCAGGACGGATAGCCCCCGATGGGGATCGTATCGCCGTGGTGATGCCACGGCCGACCGGAGATCCGACTCTGGACTCCGCACTGGAACTGCTGCGCAGACGCGGCAGCCCGGTTCGGGCTGTCCATTGGATTGGCGGGCCCCGCCTGGGGCTGCGCCAGACTTACCTCTCGCACCTGGAGCGGTGCGGCATGGTGCATGCCGTTTCGACCCAGATGTGTGGAGTGCTGCCGACGACTCGCTACCAGGCGACGGAGACGGCGATCAGCCGGGAGATCAGGGCCCGGCTGGACAGTGCGATCCGCACCGGCGTACCGCCGGACCCGCGGACCGCGGCGCTCGCCGCGCTGGCCCACGCGGTCGGACTCGGCAAGCACCTGTACCCCGGGAACGAGGGGCGCTCGTCGCGCTCCCGCCTCCGGGACCTGATCAGACACGACCCCATGGGCGGTCTTGTGGCGCACGCCGTCATGGACGTCCAGAACGGTGCGGGCGCTCAATCGCACCGCGGCCAGCCGGAACGGAGCGCGCAGGGCGCTCCCGCCGGACGGCCGGGGGGCGTGCCGATGCAGCCGCATCACGTGAGTGGCATGGCTCGCGTCGCAGCGCACTGA
- a CDS encoding serine hydrolase — MKSETSTGTSWGRSRTDDDPGSAPEAGPEPKADSKADSKADSKAGQTAASKPQAASKPQAGSDSDSDSGSGTEPKPGSATDPAPGQPPADETPVDRQTAVFKAFERPRPVDQPTTTLKRPTPPPAKNNPGTSASTFVPLRRDEKSEVRATPPPSASAPASKPAPFPGSTGTSTPGTPTPTPAGYTGPALSGAERTRQQPMPPMPPLDLLAELTNTPPPPQTPVRTAVRRVKIWTPLVLLVLIIFAIVQAFRPLPDPALSLTAPATFTFDGGKLDLPWPSEGQGALEVEGVGSLGKYGAGKPAPIASVAKTMTAYVILKDHPITGKQVGPKITVDKQAGEESNRPDESTAPLQEGQQYTQKEMLQLLMIPSGNNAARLLARWDAGSEKAFVAKMNAAADDLGMTNSTYTDPSGLMETTVSTPADQLKLAEAVVRNDVFREIVNTPDIEIPGIGKRIFNNNKILAEPGVSGIKTGSSTPAGGNLLWTAQTIIDGENRRIIGIVMGAQQATTLDDKLNLAIQNSLKLIKASQDGVTSAAVVKKGEVVGQVDDGLGGTTPVVATKDLKPVGWAGLEVTLKLGDKGTKVPHTAKAGTVVGELTIGTGDGKVSTPVALQKDLAEPGFGAKLTRVG; from the coding sequence GTGAAGTCCGAGACCTCCACGGGCACGTCGTGGGGCCGGTCCCGTACCGACGACGATCCCGGCTCCGCCCCGGAAGCGGGACCCGAGCCGAAGGCCGACTCGAAGGCCGACTCGAAGGCCGACTCGAAGGCCGGGCAGACGGCCGCTTCCAAGCCACAGGCCGCTTCCAAGCCACAGGCCGGATCCGACTCCGACTCCGACTCCGGCTCCGGCACGGAGCCCAAGCCGGGCTCCGCCACCGACCCGGCCCCCGGCCAACCCCCCGCCGACGAAACCCCCGTCGACCGCCAGACCGCCGTCTTCAAGGCCTTCGAGCGGCCGCGGCCCGTCGACCAGCCCACCACCACGCTCAAAAGGCCCACGCCGCCGCCCGCCAAGAACAACCCGGGCACCAGCGCCAGCACCTTCGTACCGCTGCGCAGGGACGAGAAGTCCGAGGTCCGGGCAACGCCCCCGCCCTCCGCCTCCGCCCCCGCGTCGAAGCCGGCACCCTTCCCCGGCTCCACCGGAACGAGCACCCCGGGCACCCCGACCCCCACACCCGCCGGCTACACCGGACCCGCGCTCTCCGGCGCGGAACGCACCCGGCAGCAGCCCATGCCGCCCATGCCCCCGCTCGATCTCCTCGCCGAGCTGACCAACACCCCGCCCCCGCCCCAGACCCCGGTCCGTACGGCGGTCCGGCGGGTCAAGATCTGGACCCCGCTGGTCCTCCTCGTACTGATCATCTTTGCGATCGTGCAGGCTTTCCGCCCGCTGCCCGACCCCGCGCTCTCCCTCACTGCCCCTGCCACCTTCACCTTCGACGGCGGCAAGCTCGACCTGCCCTGGCCGTCCGAGGGCCAGGGTGCCCTCGAGGTCGAAGGAGTCGGCAGCCTCGGGAAGTACGGCGCCGGCAAGCCCGCGCCCATCGCGAGCGTCGCGAAGACCATGACGGCCTACGTGATACTCAAGGACCACCCCATCACCGGCAAGCAGGTCGGCCCCAAGATCACGGTCGACAAGCAGGCGGGCGAGGAGTCGAACCGTCCCGACGAGTCGACGGCGCCTCTTCAGGAGGGCCAGCAGTACACGCAGAAGGAGATGCTCCAGCTCCTGATGATCCCGTCGGGCAACAACGCGGCCCGGCTCCTGGCCCGCTGGGACGCCGGCTCCGAGAAGGCCTTCGTCGCGAAGATGAACGCGGCCGCCGACGACCTCGGGATGACGAACTCCACGTACACGGACCCGAGCGGGCTCATGGAGACGACCGTGTCCACCCCGGCCGACCAGCTCAAGCTGGCCGAGGCGGTGGTACGGAACGACGTCTTCCGCGAGATCGTGAACACCCCGGACATCGAGATCCCGGGCATCGGCAAGCGGATCTTCAACAACAACAAGATCCTCGCCGAGCCCGGCGTGAGCGGCATCAAGACCGGCTCCTCCACCCCGGCCGGCGGCAACCTGCTCTGGACCGCGCAGACCATCATCGACGGCGAGAACCGCCGGATCATCGGCATAGTGATGGGCGCGCAGCAGGCCACCACCCTGGACGACAAGCTCAACCTGGCCATCCAGAACAGCCTCAAGCTGATCAAGGCGTCCCAGGACGGCGTCACGTCCGCCGCGGTCGTCAAGAAGGGCGAGGTCGTGGGGCAGGTGGACGACGGGCTGGGCGGTACGACGCCGGTCGTCGCCACCAAGGACCTCAAGCCGGTCGGCTGGGCCGGCCTGGAGGTCACGCTCAAGCTCGGTGACAAGGGTACGAAGGTCCCGCACACGGCGAAGGCGGGCACGGTGGTCGGCGAGCTGACGATCGGCACCGGCGACGGCAAGGTCTCCACCCCGGTCGCCCTCCAGAAGGACCTGGCGGAGCCCGGCTTCGGCGCCAAGCTGACCCGCGTCGGCTGA
- a CDS encoding MFS transporter, whose protein sequence is MTTTEPARTDGSTTPEGALRQLPAPPAGETGAFATGLRGFRDRVRRHPVLFTGALAAVVHLLWFFFFANSGGDIAAQDAWAEFVGRHPDSAYNLAWYGGMHPVSYSVVSPYLMSVLGVRTTMMIAGTVSAALLALILVRVRAVRNPVACAMAGVFAFLCNALSGRVTFGLGVMFALGAVAAVFCWPHRWRRKRWLKAVAAAPLAGLATAASPVAGLFLGVVAAALFVNKRRPGAYALGLAPAVVVAVSAWLFPFSGTQPMSVGTASLPFVFAVFVFVLVPRDWRTVRAAAAVYGVGVLLTWVVDSQIGSNVSRLAMIVAGVVLLAALPYTHPGSRRWYALVVAFAGLNFWIGFKGVDDIVRTAPTASWTRELAPLVNQLQRAGAERGRVEVVPARSHREASALAPYVNLARGWNRQADMERNPIFYDDTLSADNYRGWLDRWAVHFVVLPKGKPDTGAKMEAELVQKGQPYLKPLWGDANWQLFAVEDPMPLADPPATVDRAGAGELTIHVKTAGRVLIRIPYSPWLGLVDAEGKSVLPPQETEASKAKDDDGPKVYTNPNGCLMKTEEDAEGDEWTELLAPRAGVYRLAAPYQLPRGTGCPEELR, encoded by the coding sequence GTGACCACCACTGAGCCGGCCCGTACGGACGGCAGCACCACCCCCGAGGGGGCGCTGAGACAGCTGCCCGCGCCGCCGGCCGGCGAGACCGGGGCCTTCGCCACCGGTCTCCGCGGCTTCCGTGACCGCGTGCGGAGGCACCCGGTCCTCTTCACCGGCGCGCTCGCGGCGGTCGTCCATCTCCTCTGGTTCTTCTTCTTCGCAAACAGTGGCGGAGACATCGCCGCCCAGGACGCGTGGGCCGAGTTCGTCGGCCGCCACCCCGACTCCGCGTACAACCTCGCCTGGTACGGCGGGATGCACCCGGTCTCGTACAGCGTCGTCTCGCCGTACCTGATGTCGGTCCTCGGCGTCCGTACGACGATGATGATCGCCGGGACCGTCTCCGCCGCCCTGCTCGCCCTGATCCTGGTGCGCGTCCGCGCGGTCCGTAACCCCGTCGCGTGCGCGATGGCCGGGGTCTTCGCGTTCCTCTGCAATGCCCTGTCGGGGCGCGTGACGTTCGGGCTCGGCGTGATGTTCGCGCTGGGCGCGGTCGCCGCCGTGTTCTGCTGGCCGCACCGCTGGCGCAGGAAGCGCTGGCTCAAGGCGGTGGCCGCCGCCCCGCTCGCCGGGCTGGCGACCGCGGCGAGTCCCGTTGCCGGACTGTTCCTCGGAGTCGTCGCGGCGGCGCTGTTCGTGAACAAGCGGCGCCCGGGGGCGTACGCGCTCGGGCTCGCCCCGGCCGTCGTGGTGGCCGTGTCCGCCTGGCTGTTCCCCTTCTCGGGGACGCAGCCGATGTCGGTCGGGACGGCGTCGCTGCCGTTCGTCTTCGCGGTGTTCGTCTTCGTACTGGTGCCGCGCGACTGGCGTACGGTACGGGCCGCCGCGGCCGTCTACGGCGTCGGCGTGCTGCTGACCTGGGTGGTCGACTCCCAGATCGGCTCGAACGTGTCCCGCCTCGCGATGATCGTCGCGGGGGTGGTGCTGCTGGCCGCGCTCCCGTACACACACCCCGGCTCACGCCGGTGGTACGCGCTGGTGGTGGCGTTCGCCGGCCTGAACTTCTGGATCGGCTTCAAGGGCGTCGACGACATCGTCCGTACCGCACCCACCGCCTCCTGGACCCGTGAGCTGGCGCCGCTGGTCAACCAGTTGCAGCGGGCCGGCGCCGAGCGGGGCCGGGTCGAGGTGGTCCCGGCCAGGAGCCACCGCGAGGCCTCGGCGCTCGCCCCGTACGTCAATCTCGCCCGGGGCTGGAACCGGCAGGCGGACATGGAGCGCAACCCGATCTTCTACGACGACACCCTGTCCGCGGACAACTACCGTGGCTGGCTGGACCGCTGGGCCGTGCACTTCGTCGTGCTGCCGAAGGGCAAGCCCGACACGGGGGCGAAGATGGAGGCGGAGCTGGTCCAGAAGGGCCAGCCTTACCTCAAGCCACTGTGGGGCGACGCCAACTGGCAGCTGTTCGCCGTCGAGGACCCGATGCCGCTGGCCGATCCGCCGGCGACGGTGGACCGGGCGGGCGCGGGCGAGCTGACGATCCACGTGAAGACGGCGGGCCGGGTGCTGATCCGTATCCCGTACTCGCCCTGGCTGGGCCTGGTCGACGCGGAGGGCAAGAGCGTGCTGCCGCCGCAGGAGACGGAGGCGTCCAAGGCGAAGGACGACGACGGCCCCAAGGTCTACACGAACCCCAACGGGTGCCTGATGAAGACCGAGGAGGACGCGGAGGGCGACGAGTGGACGGAACTGCTCGCGCCCCGGGCGGGGGTGTACCGCCTGGCGGCGCCGTACCAGCTGCCCAGGGGGACGGGCTGCCCGGAGGAACTGCGCTGA